The DNA segment AGGATGGGAAGAGCATATTTCCGCGAATTATTCAGTTTCCCGCGCAATGAAGCAACCGTTAATTCTTCGCGGTCAGCTAACATTGTCTTGATTATGGCAATTATTTCCTGCCAGCGATCGCGATGAAAAGCGATGGTCGGCCCGGTTTTAATGGCCAGGCCCGTAGTCATCAGATAATTGAAGGCTTCCCGGCCGATTTTATTATCGCCGATCAATTCCTTGATGGTTGGCGGGGCATAACCACCCTCACGAAGTTCCTTTTCCAGCCGATCAGCCATCTCCTTAATCTCGCCTTTCACAAAGATCGTGCGACAAGGCAGGTCATAGCGATTCTTCTTTTTTACCAGCAATCCCTTAGCCACCATCAATTCCAGGACCTGTTCCGACGATTTGACCGTCAATCCGGCCCGGTCGGCCACAATATCGATCGCCGCGCCATCCTGATGAGGATATAAACTGAAATATTCATTTAATGAATTCGTAATTGTATCGAATCTCGGGGCCAGATCATTGGGACGATAACAGCGTCCGTTATATTCATCGAGGGCACCCTTTTCTATTAATTCGGAGACCAGGTGATCAAGTTCGCCCTGAGCGAAATTGGCCCAGCGCAAATCTCGGCGGCTATCCATAAATAAATCTCGGGCAAAACCGGTTTCAAGAATATCAGCAAGTGTCATGGCACACCGGGCCTCAAGATATGCAAATCGGTCCAGTTCTTTTTTACGGGGGAACCGATCCAGAATATCCATCACCTGCCCTCCTCCAATCGTTATCTGGGGTGTTGGCAAACGGAAGATACATCGGTCGCCGATGAAAGCCAGAACCGGTTTATACGGTTTAAAAAATATTATTCCCTCCGTCCCCGGCCGCAGATCTCGTTGCCCGTAAGGGCGAGCCTCACCTTCAATCTCAGTTGTCCCCAGTATCATCAGAAGACGACGATGGTCGTCAATCCCAATTTCGGCCTCCGGCAGGACCCTTGCCTGAATCGCAAGAACCGGCTTGTCGGGATACCCGTCGATCAAATCCGGGATGGTCATGACGGAACCGCGACCAAGAAATTGCTTATCGATTCCCGTCAGACTCATTGATGTTCGCTGCCCCGGCAAAGCCTGCATAACCTGCTGGCTGTGAGATTGAATTGTCCTGATCTTTCCCTTTTTACCGGACGGAAAAACCAAGATATCCTGCCCTGCGCTCAATGCACCGCCTCGCAGCGTTCCGGCCACAATGCCCCCCATGCCGGCCAGAACAAATGAGCGATCGACATACAGCCGGGGTTTACCGATATCCCGGCGCTCGGTGATTGTATCAGCCAGATGGATTATTTCTTCACGAAGCCGGCCAAAGCCTTCCCCGGTAACCGATGAAATTCTGACAATCGCAGCCTTTTCCAGAAATGATCCTTTCAGTTTATCGCGAATATCCTCCTCGACAACATCAACCCAGTCGGGATCAGCCAGATCGATTTTGGTAATAGCCACCATCCCATATCTGATATCCAGCATCTGCGTAACCCGGAAGTGTTCCTGGCTTTGCGGCATCCAGCCATCATCGGCGGCTACCACCAGGATAACCGCATCGATCCCACCCGCCCCGGCAATCATATTGCGAACAAAACGCTCATGCCCCGGGACATCAATAATTCCTATCCGCCTGCCGTCAGGAGTATCATAATAGGCAAACCCGATATCAATCGTCATGCCCCTTAGCTTTTCTTCCGGAAGACGGTCGGGATCTATCCCGGTCAGGCGAGTTATCAGAGATGATTTTCCATGATCGATATGGCCGGCGGTCCCGATTACAAACATATCACAACTGGTCGATTAGATCCTGAATTATTTTAACCAACCATCGGGCATCATCATCATCAATCGCCTTCAGGTCAATCATAAACTTCTCATCGGTTATACGGCCAATTACCGGCGGTTGTGCGGCCCGAAATAAATCGGCGATTTTCTGTGGCTTGACAGTGCTGTTAAAGATCAGCGAAATGGACGGCAGTGGAACCTCAGGCAGGGCACCGCCTCCCATCCGTCCCCGGGTGGCATCAAGAGAAATTTTATCTCCGGCCCCGATTTCCTCCAATAAACACCGCCCTTTTTGATACAATTCCGCTTCAGATATGGCCGCCAGCCGCCAGAGTTTGATTTTCTCTTTCCAGGTATTATTCAGATAATAACCGAGTAGTTCTTCGACCGCTGAAAAAACGGTTTTATCGACCCGAAGAACCCGGTAAATGGGATTTTTCTTGATTCGGGCAACCATATCTTTATAACCGACAATCAATCCGGCTTGGACCCCGCCGAGTAATTTATCGCCGGAGAAACAGGTCAACGCCGCTCCGTCGCGCACCGAACCCTGAACCGTTGGTTCTTCGGTTCCGGCGAATTCCCTGGTATCCACCATAACTCCGCTGCCAAGATCATTGACCACCGGCAAACCAAATTCCCGTCCGAGTTGTACCAGGGCCTTCAGGTCGATCTCGGCCGAGAAACCGGTAACGGCAAAATTACTCCGGTGTACCTTCAGAATCATGGCTGGCTTTTCGGCAAGAGCCGCCCTATAATCATCCAACGTGGTGATATTGGTAGTGCCGATTTCCAAGAGATGGGCGCCGGATTTACGAATAATATCCGGGATCCTGAAACCGCCGCCGATCTGAACCAGTTCACCGCGCGAGATAACGACCTTACGCCGATTGGCGAAGGTGTTCAGAATAATAAACAGGGCCGCGGCATTATTGTTGACTATCGTTCCGGCTTCAACTCCGGATACCAAGGCCAGGTATTTCTCGGCCAGCTCTCCCCGCCTGCCGCGTTTACCGGAAGCAACCTCAAATTCCAGATTACCATAACCAGTAATATGGTTTTTAATGTTATCGAAAAGATCTTCCGAAAGAGGCGCGCGCCCAAGATTGGTATGTACCAATATCCCCGTCCCATTGATCACCCGTCCGATTTTTTTTCGACGCATGATCCGGATTTGCTTTATGATGGTATCCCGGAGATTTTCAAAGGATATTTCATCGCAATCCCGGCCAAGCCGTTCTTTCATTCGCTCGACAACCTCGCGGACGATATCCACTACCAGCGGCCGGGCCAGTTCACTCGAAACCGACATGATTTTTTCATCGGCAACCAGGATCTCCACCGCGGGGAAATCCCGTTTCGATTTTATAATTCTTTCACTCAAATTAAAGCCTGTACAGAAAGGTGGCCACCACCCGACCGACACTTTTTAGTGATGCCGGAGAACATTTATCGGGAGTATCATGAGTCGTGTGCCAGTCCGGGTAATTGAAATCGATTATGACAATGGATGGAATCCTGATAGTGTTGAATGATAAATGATCATCATGCACGGCATAGCCGACCGAATCGATGAAAGCCGTTTCACCCAATTCGGCCGCAATCCCCCAGACCATATCGTTCAAAGGTGCAATATACTTCTGGGAGAATTCCTCCCGATAGATTTTCAGGTCCTTATCTCCGATCATATCAATCACCAGGGCGGATTTATATTTGTCCTTGATATTCCGTCGGACCATCTCCCTCGCCCCTAAAAAATATTCATCCAGACGACTGGGCGGTCCCCAATCTTCACCATCAAGCAATCCAAAATCGATATTTACCCGTGGCTTCGTCCTGGATATAAGATTACCTAATTCCATCAACACGGCCACCCCCGAAGCTCCATCGTTAGCCCCGGGAAGCCACTCCTCCCTTTTGGTTGAATCGGGATCATACTCCGTTCGAGGCCGGCTGTCATAGTGTGCCGCCAGAAGATATCGAGGCGCATCGGACGAATCGGTCCCGGTAAATGAGGCAATAACATTAACCATCTCGATTGCCTTACCTGTGGTTCGATCATTATGAATAAATTCCATGGTGTCGATTTTCGCCCCGAGACTATCGAAGAAGGCAATCAGGTATTCACGGCATAGTCGGCTGTTTTCTGTACCCGGGACACGCGGTCCGAAGGCAACCTGCTCCTCGATATATCGAAAAGCCCGGTTACCATCAAACTCCGGAACGGTAATCTGTTTATTGCCGCCGCAAGAAATACCGATTAAAATTATCAGGATTATTGCGTCCGAAATAAAACGATCATGTTTTTTAATCATACACGGAAGGAATAAAAGAAGGCTCCAAATGTCAATTAAATAATTAGAATCGGATATCGACCCAGATGCGCAGTTCACGAACATGAGATGTACGCTGCAACTGCTTGTTATTGGTATCCTGCCAGCGTCCCGTGATACCACCTTTGATCTGCGATGAAAAGGTGTAAGAAATGGTCGGAGTGATGGTCAGGTCGGTGTTGTCGCCCTTCGACAGAAGGGGTTCATCTCCATCGGCCTCCTCGGTCTTCTGTTTGCGTAACATGACCTGTAGGGATATCGTCATGGTCGAGCTGAACTTAAGACGGCCAAACAGGGGGAAATTGACTCCGGTCGGCCATGAAAAAGAATATTTGGTCGAAACGGTGGCGTTTTCGCTGGTGTTGCGCGAACGACGGGTCAGTTCACCGGTACTGGAATTGTAAGTCCTATCCTCGGTTACCGTCCTACCGGTGGTAACATCAATCCGCAATCCGCGCATAAGATCAAAACTGAAAGACAATAATGGATTCTGAGTGACGGTGGTTTTATCCGAAGTTTTGAAACCCGTGGCCAGGTTGATTGTCTCCGAGGTACTGCGGGAGTACTTCGTCCGCGGCGAAAATGACCGGATAAAAGGATTCAATATTTTAAAAGTTGAAAGTTGATTGATGGTGAAATTGAAATCCGGGAAAGTCGTTGAAACTGTTTTCTGCGGATTGACCGACTTAATTAGATCTCGCTTGATGTTCCGGTTGAAAGAAACGGTGGTTTTCAGGCCGCCAAGAAGTTGGGTCCCGGATCCGAAGGAATAGTTGGTCGATTTGGAGGTGTATGTGGAACGTCCCACACTCGAGACATCCGGATCGATAAGAGCTCCTATATCTTCGGTTAATCCGAAACGGAATTTGGCCTGGGCCCGCTCCAGCAGGCCGACATAGGAATAGCTGTAGGCCTCCTTGAAATCGTATGAAATGGGGTCGATCCAGCCAGTTAAAAAGGCCAGAATCCTTCGGGGCGGACCGGTAAAAGCTTTCAAAACATTCTTTTTCTCTCCAACTACCGTGACGCCTTTACCCTGTTCGGCATCGCGCACGCGTTGCCGCGGTCGCTCTCTTTTGCCGGAAGATGAACCGAACAGCTTCTTGAAATCAAAATTACCCCCGATACCGTAAGATTTGGTGGCCGACATATTACGCGTATTATTACTGACATTCATATCCTCGCGATAGGATGTCGTAAAACTGAAGCGATGGGTCAGGAAGGCAAACATATTCGGATCGTAGTTGGCTCCGAACGACTGATTGTAATTGGTCTCCCGGCCGAATTTGAAATCCCTGGGATTCAAAGCCAGATTTACTGTTTCGGGATCGCTTAAATCCCGTCGCGTATCCATATTATAATTGGCGTTGAGATTATCCGATATTTTATAACTGGTTCGGAAGGTTCCTTTAAAATCCCGGGTCAGGTTATTGGTCAGAACATCGCTCGAATTTCGGGAAATCCGCAAACTGCGATTGAGATCACCGCTGAAGGTATAATTATTGGGGAAGAAATAAAACTTGTTCTGACTCAGTTTATTCAGCAATGGAATGGGCTTGGTCCAGAAAAATGGCCGAATGCTGGGGACCTTGGTAATACCGGCGCTGTAGTTGGCCCCCAAGCGGTAACTTTCCGTCAATGACATGGGTGTGGTCGGCGATGTTCCGTCGGACCGGGTATACGAGAAATTTGTTTTCAATTTGTTGAGAAGTACCGTAAACAGCGGATTTTTGGTCTTTTTGTTAAAGGCTTCCGAGATAGACATTGATTTCTGGGTACTGATGGTACTTTCATCATCCCGTAATTCCTCCGGCAGGATAATATCGGAATTGCTCTTTAGCCTGGGGACACTGGTGTTTTTCGAATACCTTAGGGAAAGCGGCAGATTGGCCCCGTACGACCGGGGCACAAACCGGTCAAGTTTGAAATTGGCTCCGAAACTGTAACCCGTGGTGGTTTTCCCGCTGCCGAGATTATCACTTGACCCTCCCCGGGTGGAACTTGAAATTTTCCGAAAATAACTGTTCTCGTAATTATAGCCCGCATTGTAGGTGAATAAATCCGCCACATTTCCGCTTACCGAAACCCTGGTTGCCAGACCGACATCCCGCCGCACGTCCGTCAGCCGAAGTTCATCCAGCCAAATCTGCCCCGTCGCCCCCTCATCCTGGTTGATGTTGATAATACCCGCCGCCAAATATTTCACCTGGGTAATATTGGGTTTACCATAGACCCGATAAACTTTATTGCCCATCACCGAGTCGATCACATTGGTATCGGCGTTTTCCCCCCGGGCCAGTTCCAGATAACTCTTCAAACCGGTGATATCGTTGAAATCCATTTCCACTTCAATCCAGGCCGAGGTGTCGATCCAGTCATCTTCGTTAAGATATTGTCGAACCTCGTAGTAGTTGGTGCTGCTCTGGCCAACCCGGAAAAAGAACATCAATTCCCCATTGGGATATTCCTTGGGACCATGGACGAACAGCGCCAGATTACGATAGCCCATCAAATTCGGCGTATCATAAAGAATGCGCTCGGCAATACCGGTATCGGATGCAGTCGAATCGTAAGCTTTAAAATCGGTAAAATCGAGAAGGAGAGATTGCTCCGGTTCTCTTATCCGGGTGTTAGCGTCATAAAATCCGACCACCCCCGGAGGCGAATTATAATTTAGATTTTCCTGGGTATTGATGACAGCCACATTGAATTTGGCCGTACTGTCGGCGGTCGGATAGACAATCGTATCCTCCCAGTTTGAGGTTATGATGTCAGTTGAGGCAACGGCCAGGGTACAGGGTTCTCCGGTTGGAGATTCCATCCAGTACCGGATATACTCGATCTGACTCCACAGGGGCGAACCCACGATGGTATCGGCAATACTGGTATCCCGGATTGGTATCCGATGGGTTCGCCAGCCGTAATTATTTTCCGAACTGTCGACCAGGAAGGGGCTGTTGGGATCGGCCAAATCGATACTGAAGGAAAAGTAATCATTCTGTTTGTTCAGAATAAGATCCCGATTGATGTCCTCGGTGTCCGGACGGCCCAGGATTCCCGGATCGCTTTTATTATTCTCCGTCCCGTTTATTTTATCATAGTAATTGGGATTAGCATCGGCATTGTATACCCAATCATCGCCATCCGGGTCGCTTTCGTTGTATCCGGGCGGCGGGTCGCTCTCATAACGAGTTTCATTGGCATTGATCAATCCGTCCAGTCCGATATCTTCGCCATCATCGAGAAAATCATTGGAGTTTTTATCTTCGGTGTCAAGATTCCCGTTACCGTTGACATCCTCTGAAATCTTGCCCATTTCAATATGCAAAATACCCCGTTTACCATGGGAACGAATCTCAAGCAACTGGGCATCGTCCTGATCGGATGCCCCCGATGCCAGAAAACGCATGATTCCGCCCCAGGAATTGGTTGGATTATCAATCCTCACGGTTGTATCCACTCCCCCGTCCCGTCGATCGAGAATGGTCGGTTTGAATACCATCCAGAGGGTATGCGTTCCGCTTTGATCGGTGGTGATTTCTTTTTCCCAGATTTGATTGGTGGCCACCTGAGTGTACGGATTAAACCAGATCATTCTGCCGCGGATATTAATACTGTCCAGCGAAACCGGTTTGGAGGCCAGATACCATGATTCCCGATAAACACCAAGAGAATAAGCATCCCGGCTACCCTCGAAATCATCCATATAAGCAACCCCATCCACATTGGGATTGGGATATGACTGGGCGATTTCTGCCGAAACGGCCAGGTTCGATTCCTGCTCGGTTGTAAAAAACGGAATGGCATTGGCCATCGAGGTCATGAAATTCGGTTTGACCCGAAAACTGATGTCGGCATCCCAGACCAGCATCTTGGAAGTTTCCTGACCCACTTTCGGTTTACGATCGGTGGCTTTGTCGGACTTGTATAAGAACGTCGATCCGAGTTTCAGATTGTCGCTGAATTCATACTCGCCGCGAATTCCGAAAAGAGTCTTCTTCTGCATGGTGATAAATGGCGAATACTCGAAATCAAGAGAGATATCGGCATTCGGGTCGGTGGCTTCCTCGGTTAAAAAAGTAACCTGGCCGAAATCATAGTTAATGCGATAATCGGTTCCCCTCTCCAGTTGCCGTCCATTGAGAGTGATCCGCTCCGAGCCCTCGATAATATTCGATTTCCCCAGACTGATTTCTGAGGCCCGATTCAGGCTTGAAACCTGGAGATAGTAGGTGGTATTTTTTACGGCCTCCTGGCCCGCATAAATATTAGTATATATGTCCGGAACCCTGGTCTCCAGTTCGGTTCCGGCAAAGACACTGTCCGGATCGAATGGTTTGCGATCTGGAAATATCAGCAAACCCCTCTCTTTCTCGATTATAGCAGTCAAAACATCGGCTTTACCATCCGCCCCGCTGCTCCCGGTACTTCCCTGGCGATCAAGTCCCAGAATCTGGATATAAGGAACACCGTTCTGGTTATCGATATTATCTTCATCGCCCTCAGTCGTGGATAGACCCTTGTAAATATTTATCTCAAGCCCGTCCGCATCCAAATTGCGTGATTTGAGATAATAAACATTTCGCCACATATATTGCCAGGTGTGATAGGTATTGGAGGAACTGCTGGGTTTTATCAGCTTCAGTGCAAATGGTTCCGAGGCAATATTGCCGACCGTATCAACTGAGCCGTTAGCCCGCCGGATAATCATATAGGCACCAATTGCCGTATTATAAGTCCCGGCATTGGGGGAATCGAAAATAATCCAGTGCTCTTTAACATCGACCGTGTAAACATCGGGACTTATTTCCGCCACCAGCGCTTCCTCGTTCTCACTGGAATAATCGCTATTACTGGAATCGCCGGGATCAACATACATCGTGGCATTATCTCCAAGCTCCGTTCCGGTGTTGGTTTTCACGGAATAAAATAGGTTGATCTGTTCGATAACATCACCGGTTCCACCGGGAAAGTCCGAATCTACCCCGAGATCATAAATCATGCCGTCGGCAAATTGATAATCCCGGAGATAGAAAACACTGGCGCTGGCCCCGGCATCGATGGAGGTCCGCTCCGTCGTCCCCTTCTCCTGGCTGGCGATAGCCGTCAGGTTCAAACTTCCGATCTGAGCCTCGGTCTTTACTCCGAACAATCCCTGGATGCGGCTGGAATAACCCACGAATTGGGTGTTGGGCAGGGAAAGAGTAGTATTTCCCGCTTCGATACTCTTGATAATATCATCTTCATCGCCCTTGTAGCGAATCATCAGACGGTTGGCCAGAGGTATATCCGTTTTGGAGTCCTGGCTGACCGATACCGTTATTTTGGATCCGATGGTGCCGTTGATATCGAACCGCGAAATTTGTTCCATATTCAGCGAGGGGAATTTACTCTGGCGATAGGTGGCTGTTTCCTCGCGATCATCCCAGCGCGACGTCCCCGAGAAAGAAATCTGGTGATAACCGGAAACTTTCAAACCGGCCCCGCCTTCACCGAAAAGCGATTCCACCGCTTTGGATTTAATCGGAATATTGATGGCCAGGAGTCCGCCCTGTTTGTCTTTTTGCTGTTTCGACAGAGCCTGGGCCCGCGATTCATTCATCTTCATATTCAGGATGGCGGAGCGGCGCCAGGTCAGATAATCCGTGGCATCGACCGTCCGGGGAACATATTCATAATTATAAACCGATTTCTTATAATAGGAACTTGTAAAGGTTAGAGTATTGTCTTCAAAACTGGATCGGTCAACTTTGGGGCTAACCGTATATATCATCCTTAACTGGGGGTAATCCGATTTCGAGATTGAGGCTATGAAACGAACACGTTCTTCCGGATATGGAGAAATATCGCCCGATGGCGTTTCCAGAGAGGCGCGAAACCCCGGCGGCGCGGAGTATCCCCATTGCGGGATCATATACACCAGGGTCAGAAAAATGAAAAATGTAAGTCGTCTAAACGTGGCAGTTACCGACTATCAGTCAGTTAATTTTAAATCGTTAAAAAATGTCGATAGGCCTGCCTCCTCAAAATTCGCCAAGGAAAATAATTTCTTCCTGCAATTCTATGCCGAATTTTTCCCTGACCTTTGATTTCATTATTTGCGAGAGTTTTTTAATATCATCGGATTTCGCCGAACCATCATTAATCAAAATGTTGGCATGATTTTCAAAAACCCGGGCATCACCGCATCGCAGTTGCTTGGCTCCGATTTCGTCCAGTAGTTGGCCAGCTGAAAGTTTTCCAAACTTCCTGGTTTTGTCCGGGATATTTTTAAAAAAACATCCCGCCGAATGAAGCCCGATCGGCAATTTGGCGGCCCTCATGGCCATAATTTCATCAACTCGGCGCATGATTTTTACCTTTTCGCCCTTTTTTAGTGCAAACCTGGCGCCAGTCACGAATTCCATGGTATTTTTGAGTTTTGACCAACGATAAGAAAAATCAAAATATGCAGCCTTTTCAGTCCTTATATTACCCTGTCTGTCAACCAGTTCCGCCTCCACCAGCAAATTTCCCACTTCGTCCCCATAGGCGCCGGCATTACCGAAAATGGCGCCGCCAACAGTACCCCATATTCCTGTTGCAAATTCAAGGCCGGTCAGCGACTTTTCTGTCGCGAAGTTAATCAGCGCCTGGAGTTCCTCGCCCGACCCCGAATGAACCTGCTCACCATCGCAATCAAGATCCATGATCGAATTCTTGATAATCAACCCCTTATAACCGGCATCCGATACCAGCAGGTTTGACCCGCCTCCAAGCATAAAGAACGGAATCTTTAAACGGGCTGCCATTGCCACCAGGCGAGACAACTCCTCAGCCGAATCGACCTCCATAAAAAGTCTGGCGGCCCCCCCGGTACCCATCGTATTGTATTCGGCCAGAGGATGATCGGGTATAATTTTTTCACCGAATTCCCCGATCAGAACCCGCAGGGAGTCATCAAAATTCCAGGCGTTATCTTGCGTCATTTATCCTCACTATTATAATCCAATGCCCGTGAAATTGCAAGCCAAAAGGGCTTTTCAGAGCATACCGAATTGATAGACATCGGTTAGAATTTCATTCGATCAGGCCTTATCCTGATCATTTTCGGAATCCGCTTCTCCGCCATTGGCCGCCTGTGAATTGGCTTCGGTTGATTCTCCGGCCTTATCTTTGTCTTCATCTTTTTCATCGGTTTTTTTGGATTCGTCTACAAAATTCATCCGGGTTTCGTACAGGGCTCGATCAATTATGCTTTTTTCTTCGGGACTGAGATTTCCGCCTGTTTTTTCGGCCAGCATCCCTAACATATCGATACTGGCCCGGGCCTGTTCCAGATTCCGCTCGACTTTCCCTGACAATGGCGAAGCCACTTTGCCCATCTGTTGCATAGCTGCCATCTGCAACGATATTACCAGTTGAAAGAAATGAATATTGATATCTTTTTTATCCCCGGTCATATTACCTCCAAAGGAACCCCAACACCTTTTACCTTAATTGGTTTTCGGCAAAATTATTGATATATCATTGTCACCCAATGTCAGCCATCATCTTTCTGCCCGAAAGCCGACCGACCAGGTGGTTTATTATCCGCCGTTCATCATCATCAGGATTGGATTCATTCTTCAGCAAGCTGATTGCCGTTTTTCGGGCAATAGGCAACAGGTCGCTGTCACGAACCAGATTGGCAATCTTCAATTCCGGCAGGCCATGTTGCCTTGTACCGAAAAATTCACCAGGGCCTCGTAACTGCAAATCGGCCTCTGCAATTTTAAAACCATCGGTGGACGATTGAAATAAATTCAATCGATGTTTGGCCAGATCGCTGACCGGAGGTGTCGCGATTGCAATGGTGATCCCCCGCGTTCCGCCCCGGCCGACCCGTCCCCGTAATTGATGTAACTGCGACAGGCCAAAACGCTCGGCATGTTCGATTACCATGACCGATGCCGAGGGAATATCAATTCCCACTTCTATAACGGTGGTGGCCACCAGAATATCAATTGCCCGATCGCGAAATTGCTGAATAATCTTCTCTCTCTTGTCTTTTTTTACACGGCCATGAACTAGTTCCACTCTGAATTCAGGAAAGACGTCTTTCTTTAATAGCTTATACGCCTCCTCGGCCGCCTGCAAATCCAGCTTTTCCGATTTTTCGACCAGCGGATAAACAAAGAAAATCTGCTCGCTACGGCCAAGCCGTTTTTTCAGGTAGGCATAAATATCCGGACGGGAACTCGCCGTTCTCCAGACCGTTTTGACCGGATGCCGTCCCGGGGGCATGGTTTTAATGGAGGTAAAATCAAGATCTCCATAAAGTGTCATGGCCAGCGTTCGGGGAATCGGGGTGGCGGTCATCACCAGCGTATCGGGATAAACTCCCTTACTCATTAAGCGACCGCGCTGCATAACTCCGAATCGATGTTGTTCGTCGATTATAACCAGCCCCAGCCTTTTAAATCGAACCGATTCCGAAATTACGGCGTGGGTCCCGAACAGGATTTGAATATCACCCGAGGCCACCGCTTTATTGATTGTCCGGCGGACAGCCGGAGTTAATGACCCGGTCATCAGGGCGCTTTCAATACCGACTTCATGTAGCGCCTGCCGCCAGTTCTGATAATGCTGCTCTGCCAGGATCTCGGTGGGAGCCATGAAGGCTGTCTGGAGATTGTTCTCGGCCGCATAAACCGAGGCCAGCAGTGCCACCACCGTTTTGCCGCAACCGACATCACCCTGCAACAGACGATGCATCGGTCGATCGGACTGCAAATCGCCATAAATTCTCTCGGCCGCGGTTTTCTGATCGTTGGTTAACCGATATGGCAGAGCCGTTATGAAAGCCCTGATATGGTCGGCTGGTTTAATATAATGATGCTTTTTGGCCACCCGCGAATTGTTTTTACGATGACTCAATATCAGAAATTGAAGTTCCAGAAGCTCATCGAAACTGAGCCGTCGACGTCCTTTCTCGGCGTCCTCCATATTATCCGGAAAATGGATATCCCGAATGGCCTGACCCAGCGGGATAAAACCAAATTCCTTCAGAATTTTTTCGGGGAGGTAATCCGGGATATTATCGGCCACCGCGGTCAGGGCAGTATTGACCATTCCTCGCAGCACCCGGCCGGTAATACCGGCCTTTTTTAATTCCGCCGTTGATGGATAAACCGGAATGATTCGCCCGGTATGAATCAGTTCCGCTGCTTCATCTTCAATCCGTTCGACTTCAGGATGTACCATCTGCCTTTGCTGGAAATAGGTTACCGGACCGGTCACCGATAGAATATCACCCTTGTTGAACATTTTCTCCAGATATCGATACCCGGCAAACCAGATCAGCGCAATCTGTCCGGTGCCATCCCCAAGAATAACCTCCAGCCGCTGACGACGCCCTTTGAGAATCCCTTTACCCAAAACCCGGCCAATCACGGTTGCCTCCATATTGGCCTGAAGGGAACCAATTGAGACAATCATGGAACGATCGAGATAGCGCCGGGGCAGATAG comes from the Candidatus Zixiibacteriota bacterium genome and includes:
- the selB gene encoding selenocysteine-specific translation elongation factor, whose amino-acid sequence is MFVIGTAGHIDHGKSSLITRLTGIDPDRLPEEKLRGMTIDIGFAYYDTPDGRRIGIIDVPGHERFVRNMIAGAGGIDAVILVVAADDGWMPQSQEHFRVTQMLDIRYGMVAITKIDLADPDWVDVVEEDIRDKLKGSFLEKAAIVRISSVTGEGFGRLREEIIHLADTITERRDIGKPRLYVDRSFVLAGMGGIVAGTLRGGALSAGQDILVFPSGKKGKIRTIQSHSQQVMQALPGQRTSMSLTGIDKQFLGRGSVMTIPDLIDGYPDKPVLAIQARVLPEAEIGIDDHRRLLMILGTTEIEGEARPYGQRDLRPGTEGIIFFKPYKPVLAFIGDRCIFRLPTPQITIGGGQVMDILDRFPRKKELDRFAYLEARCAMTLADILETGFARDLFMDSRRDLRWANFAQGELDHLVSELIEKGALDEYNGRCYRPNDLAPRFDTITNSLNEYFSLYPHQDGAAIDIVADRAGLTVKSSEQVLELMVAKGLLVKKKNRYDLPCRTIFVKGEIKEMADRLEKELREGGYAPPTIKELIGDNKIGREAFNYLMTTGLAIKTGPTIAFHRDRWQEIIAIIKTMLADREELTVASLRGKLNNSRKYALPILEETDRLGITERQGDTRIPGETFEKE
- a CDS encoding L-seryl-tRNA(Sec) selenium transferase; protein product: MSERIIKSKRDFPAVEILVADEKIMSVSSELARPLVVDIVREVVERMKERLGRDCDEISFENLRDTIIKQIRIMRRKKIGRVINGTGILVHTNLGRAPLSEDLFDNIKNHITGYGNLEFEVASGKRGRRGELAEKYLALVSGVEAGTIVNNNAAALFIILNTFANRRKVVISRGELVQIGGGFRIPDIIRKSGAHLLEIGTTNITTLDDYRAALAEKPAMILKVHRSNFAVTGFSAEIDLKALVQLGREFGLPVVNDLGSGVMVDTREFAGTEEPTVQGSVRDGAALTCFSGDKLLGGVQAGLIVGYKDMVARIKKNPIYRVLRVDKTVFSAVEELLGYYLNNTWKEKIKLWRLAAISEAELYQKGRCLLEEIGAGDKISLDATRGRMGGGALPEVPLPSISLIFNSTVKPQKIADLFRAAQPPVIGRITDEKFMIDLKAIDDDDARWLVKIIQDLIDQL
- a CDS encoding M28 family peptidase, translated to MIKKHDRFISDAIILIILIGISCGGNKQITVPEFDGNRAFRYIEEQVAFGPRVPGTENSRLCREYLIAFFDSLGAKIDTMEFIHNDRTTGKAIEMVNVIASFTGTDSSDAPRYLLAAHYDSRPRTEYDPDSTKREEWLPGANDGASGVAVLMELGNLISRTKPRVNIDFGLLDGEDWGPPSRLDEYFLGAREMVRRNIKDKYKSALVIDMIGDKDLKIYREEFSQKYIAPLNDMVWGIAAELGETAFIDSVGYAVHDDHLSFNTIRIPSIVIIDFNYPDWHTTHDTPDKCSPASLKSVGRVVATFLYRL